The following proteins are encoded in a genomic region of Oncorhynchus keta strain PuntledgeMale-10-30-2019 chromosome 8, Oket_V2, whole genome shotgun sequence:
- the LOC127931334 gene encoding uncharacterized protein LOC127931334 — translation MEVSVRRTLPDIQTIPEQPTGGPKARSANFRRGAEAVASGYNITAVVFSPSKKVMNVDEVQRKGYAIANTPTRLVLRSPHNAEETYLQNVAGVPMRVLSTSTFFEQKRLVTRVDATAVCPTPEAVAFTPEVITWYMPKHIDPLFSSDAFTMLEVYMGIDAKRLNTEEMAARNYSVLVTEAHIIVEIPVGAVGGYFKSHIQDDQYFVTYTIEPMLELLWIEEVAHEDTSYKVLFLSQHLRWPGLHKFATTRP, via the exons ATGGAG GTGTCTGTCAGAAGGACTCTTCCAGACATCCAAACCATCCCCGAACAGCCCACTGGGGGCCCGAAAGCAAGGAGCGCCAACTTCCGGAGAGGcgctgag GCTGTTGCTTCAGGATACAACATCACAGCAGTCGTCTTTAGTCCTAGCAAGAAGGTCATGAATGTGGATGAGGTCCAAAGAAAGGGCTATGCAATAGCCAACACTCCCACACGGCTGGTGTTAAGAAGCCCTCATAATGCAGAGGAGACATACCTCCAGAAT GTAGCTGGGGTTCCGATGCGGGTGCTCTCAACCTCAACCTTCTTTGAGCAGAAGCGGCTGGTTACTCGAGTAGATGCCACGGCTGTTTGTCCAACACCAG AGGCAGTGGCCTTTACTCCAGAAGTGATCACCTGGTACATGCCCAAGCACATAGACCCACTCTTCTCCTCTGATGCCTTCACCATGTTGGAGGTGTACATGGGAATTGACGCTAAGAGGCTGAACACTGAGGAAATGGCTGCCAGAAACTACTCTGTTTTAGTCACAGAGGCTCATATTATTGTTGAAATTCCGGTGGGGGCGGTTGGCGGCTATTTCAAG AGCCATATTCAGGATGACCAGTACTTTGTCACTTACACCATTGAGCCCATGCTTGAGTTGCTGTGGATCGAGGAGGTTGCACACGAGGACACCAGCTACAAAGTCCTCTTCCTATCACAACACCTCCGATGGCCAGGCCTCCACAAGTTCGCAACT ACACGCCCTTAG